From the genome of Pelosinus fermentans DSM 17108:
AAATTAAAGAGAGTAATTTAATTTATACAATCATACGTCCAACGATGATTTATGGTAATCATCAAGATGTAAATATACACAAGTTAATTAAAATGATAAACAAAGTGGCGATTTTCCCTGTTATAGGAAAAGGGGATGGGCTAATGCATCCTATTTATGCGCAAGATCTGGCTAACGTTATTATTAGTGCAATGACTAATGAAGAAAAAACTAGAATGCAAGAATATAATGTTGCAGGGAAGGCGCCCCTCACTTATTTATCTCTTTTGGCAGAGATAGCGAAAGCTTTAGGGAAGAAAAGATACTTTTTACATATACCTTATGGACTGGCTCTTCTTATTGGTAAGATTGCAGATTGTATTCCTAATGGTATTATTGACTATGAAAAGGTGCAGCGTTTGAAAGAGGATAAGAGTTTTGACTATTCCAAAGCAGCTTATGATTTGGGATTTAGCCCAAGATCGTTTGAAGAAGGTGTCAAATTAGAAGTACAGGCATTAAGAGATGTTGGAATTATAAAATAATAAGAAGTGTTTGCTGTGATAAATGATAAAAAAACAGAAATAATTTATACGATGAAGTAGGAGAGTGTTCTAAAATGCCTACAATACTAGTTACTGGTGGGGCTGGCTTTATTGGCAGTAACTTTATCCACATTGCATTAAAAAATATGGATGTAAATATTATTAACCTAGACAAGCTTACCTATGCGGGAAATTTAGATTCATTACGTGATGTAGAAAATGATCCAAGATACACATTTCTTCATGGGGATATTTGTGACAGGGAAATGGTTGAAAGGATCTTTGAAGAATATCAACCTGATGCAGTTGTACATTTTGCTGCAGAATCCCATGTGGATCGTTCTATCGATGGTCCCGCGGCTTTTATTGAGACGAATGTGAATGGAACGTTTGCACTCTTAGAGGCGGCAAGAAAGTATTTCCGTAGCTTAGAAGGTGATGCTAGAAACGCCTTTAGGTTTTTGCATGTTTCCACAGATGAGGTATACGGATCACTTGGTGAGACAGGGTACTTTACGGAGGAAACTCCCTATGCTCCGAATTCTCCTTATTCAGCCTCTAAGGCCTCTTCTGATCATTTGGCACGGTCTTATTACCATACCTACGGACTACCGGTATTGATTACTAACTGTTCGAATAATTATGGTCCTCACCATTTCCCAGAAAAGTTAATTCCTTTAATGATTTTAAATGCATTAGAAGGTAAGTCTTTGCCAGTGTATGGCACAGGGCAGAATGTACGAGATTGGCTCTATGTAGAAGATCACTGTCGAGCAATCATAACTGTGTTAACAAAAGGTATGCCTGGTGAAAAATACAATATTGGTGGACACAATGAAAAAACCAACATGAGTATTGTACATACTTTATGTGATATTTTGGATGACAAAAGTCCCAGTAATGATGGGAAGTCATATCGTGAGAAAATTACCTTTGTCAAAGATCGTCCGGGACATGATATGCGCTATGCAATTGATGCGTCTAAAATTCAGCGAGAGCTAGGATGGGTGCCAGTAGAAACTTTTGAAACTGGGATTATTAAGACTGTTGATTGGTATTTGCAAAATGGTGATTGGTGCAAGCGGGTAACGGATGGTAGTTATCAACGTGAACGCTTGGGGAATGGGAAGTAAAAGATTGCTTCGTAACGACAGCATAAAGATTGGGGGAAACGTAGGGATGGCAGTAACTAAAGGTATTATATTGGCGGGTGGGTCAGGAACACGTCTTTATCCTATAACTAAATCTATTAGTAAGCAATTAGTACCAGTATATGATAAACCTATGATTTACTATCCGCTGACTACTTTAATGCTGGCAGGGATTCGTGATATTTTGGTGATTACTACACCTCATGAGCAGGAAAGTTTCCGCAGTTTGCTAGGAGGTGGCGAACAGTGGGGAATTCATCTATCCTATGCGGTGCAGCCAAGTCCAGATGGGTTGGCTCAGGCTTTTCTAATTGGGGAACCGTTTATTGGTAATGATCCATGTGCCCTTGTATTAGGGGATAATATATTTTATGGCTATGGTTTTAGTAAAAAACTTCAGCAAGCTGCACAGCAGGATATGGGAGCTACGGTGTTTGCCTACTGGGTGAGAGATCCTGAACGTTATGGAGTAGTGGAGTTTGATGGAGATGGACATGCTATAAGTTTGGAAGAGAAACCTGAGATGCCAAAGTCCCATTATGCCGTAACAGGATTATATTTTTATGATAAATGTGTAGTGGACTTTGCTAAATCACTAAGTCCATCAAGTAGAGGAGAATTGGAAATTACTGATTTAAATAAATTATATCTGGAGCAAGATGCACTTAGAGTTGAAACCCTGGGGCGTGGATATGCGTGGCTGGATACTGGTACTCATGATTCTTTGCTGCAAGCAGCCAACTATATTGCGACGATACAGGAACGACAAGGATTAATGGTGGCATGTCCTGAGGAAATAGCCTATAGGATGGGTTATATATCGCGTGATGATTTGCTTAGTTTAGGAGATGTTATGAATAAAAATGGGTATGGGAAATATTTGTTGCAACTAGCTGGGGAGTGAGTGTAGTGAAAGTTATTGAGACAAATTTACCAGGTGTAGTTATTATAGAGCCTAAAGTATTTGGTGATGCCCGTGGATTTTTTCAGGAAACTTGGCAACAGAAAAAATATGAAGAGATTGGGATTTGTGAGAGTTTTGTTCAGGATAATCTATCTTTTTCAACGTACGGAGTTCTTAGAGGACTTCACTATCAGCAACCGAATACTCAGGGAAAGCTAGTGTCAGTTCTACAGGGAGAGGTATTTGATGTGGCTGTAGATATACGTGTAGGTTCTAAGACTTATGGACAGTGGACAGGTGCAATGCTTTCTGGAGAAAATCATCGTCAATTGTGGATTCCACCTGGATTTGCCCATGGATTTTGCGTAATGAGTGAAACCACGTATTTTATTTATAAATGCACAGATGCATATACACCACAAGCTGAGGGCGGGATTATTTGGAACGATCCAGACATTGGTATAGAGTGGCCATTGAAAGATATCCTCTTATCAGAAAAAGATCAAGTATATCCTAGACTTAAAGATATTTCTGTTGAACGTTTGCCATTGATCAAGTAACATAAGCTGCCCTTTAGTTACCACCCCTCATGAGAGGGGATTTTTCTATAGATTGTATCCTACGATTTATGAATTAAGGAGATATACGATTGTGAAAATACTTGTTACAGGAGCTAATGGACAATTAGGAAGAGAAATTGCTATACAAGGGCGTGGACATGAACTGATATTAACTGATTCTGATACTCTTGATATTACAAATGGAGAGGATGTTAAGTCATATTTTTTAGCTATAAAGCCTCAGGTGGTCATTCATTGTGCAGCTTATACCAATGTAGATGGAGCCGAAACTGATTTTGACGGCGCATTTCGTGTCAATGTCGTAGGAACACAAAATATTGCAGCCGGATGTCTAGAAGTAGGAGCACGTATGGTGTATGTAAGCACTGATTATGTATTTGATGGGAAGAATCAGGAAGCATATCGTGAATTTGATCAGGTCAATCCGCAAAGCGTCTATGGTCGTACAAAGTGGCAAGGAGAAGAGATGGTGCGGCAGATTCTCAGTCGTCATTTTATTGTGCGTACAGCTTGGTTATATGGTGATGGCAATAATTTTGTGCGAACAATGCTAAAGTTGGCGGAAACGAATGATACATTACGTGTCGTACATGATCAGCTGGGAACGCCAACGTCGACAGTTGATCTTGCGCGGGTTATCTTTCTCCTCCTATCAAGTAATGCGTATGGTACGTATCATGCTACTTGCCAAGGACAGTGTTCTTGGTACGAATTTTCCTGTGAAATTTTTCGACAAACTGGCAAAAAGATTACAGTTGTGCCTGTAACTACTTCTGAATTTCCTCGCCCGGCGAAACGCCCTATCCGTTCTGTTTTGGATAATCATATGTTGCGTATGACAGTGGGAGATCCAATGAGAGAATGGCAGGATGCGTTGAAAGAATATCTTTGAAAGATAAGAGAAGGAGACATCGACCTAAATATAAAGATTTAGATAATAGAGAAGGGAGAATTTCACTTTTGAAAATTATCATTTTAGCAGGTGGTGGAGGTACACGTTTATTCCCGCTATCCCGCACCTGCTTTCCAAAACAATTTATGAAGCTAGGTGCTGAGCGATCTTTGCTGGCACAGACGATTACTCGTTTTATGTCTGTAGCCAAGGTAGCGGATATGGTGATTGTCACCAATCAGGAATATATTCATCATGTTAAGGCAGAGTTAGCTGCTTGTGGGGCGATGGACGCTCATATTATATTAGAACCTGTAGGCCGTAATACGGCCCCAGCCATTGCATTGGCGGTCAGGTACTGCATTGATGAATTGAGTGCTGGGGAAGATGAAGTGATGTTTGTGACACCTTCAGATCATATCATTCGTCAAAATGATCTTTTTATCAAGTCTGTAAGGCAGGCTGAAGAAATGGCCCAGGAGGAGAATATTGTCACCTTTGGCATAAAGCCTGATAAACCTGAGATTGGGTATGGGTATATTGAAGCTGGTAAGGCGTATGGATATGGTTTTTCTGTGAAATCCTTTAAAGAAAAACCGAATCAGGAAGTCGCCGAGGAATATGTAGCAGCAGGACGATATTATTGGAATTCTGGCATGTTTGCTGTTACCATGGGGCAGATCATGAGAGAGTTTTCTCTTCACCAGCCTGAGATTTATCAATTAGCATCTACTAACTATGCTGATGCATTAGCTGAGTTTGAAAACATGCCTAATATTTCAATTGACTATGCGGTGGCAGAAAAATCAGATAAAGTAGTAACTATTCCCTTATTGGCCTATTGGAATGACATTGGATCATGGGATGCGATTTATGATGTGTTAGACAAGGATCAAGATGGAAATGCTGTCAAAGGTGATTGCATTCCCATTGATTGTACGAATACACTCATGTTAGGACGCAGTCGTTTGATAGCTGGCATTGGTCTTGAGGATTTGCTGGTAGTGGAAACAGATGATGTCATTGTAGTAGCTAAGAAAGGTGAGTCCCAGAAGGTTAAGGATTTAGTTAATGAATTAAAAGATCGAGGACGACGTGAGGCGGATGAACATACGACGATGTATCGTCCTTGGGGAAGCTATACAGTCCTTGGTGAAGGACCTGGGTATAAGATGAAGAAGATCATGGTGAATCCTGGGCAGCGCCTCAGCTTACAAATGCATTATCATCGCAGTGAGCATTGGATTGTGACTGGTGGTACGGCGGAAGTGACCCTTGGTGATGACGTAAAGCTGGTTCATGAAAATGAAAGTATCTTTATTCCTCTATCTACAAAGCATCGTTTAGAAAATCCAGGGCGGATACCATTGGAGATTATCGAGGTGCAGAATGGTAAGTATTTAGAGGAAGACGATATTATACGTTTTGATGATGAATACGGAAGAGTGTGACGATTACACCAGTTATGAAATTGATTCTAAATTTTGCTCATTATAGTTGACAAGAAGAAACTTATCACCTACAATAGTTCTAAGCTGATTGGGAAAACCAAAGGCATAGAATCTCTATGAAGATTAGAGATTCTATGCCTTTTTGCTGTTTATTAAGAACAATAAGGGGGGAATAAAGAACAGGGATAGTTGTCTTTGGAGAATTTTTTAAAAATTTCTATAGCTATAAAAATAATACATATTGTTAGGAGTGTTCAAAATGGAAAAACGTTTTTCTACTTATCTTTTATCTGGTATATTAGCAGGGGCTTTGCTGCTTGCAGGTTGCTCCAGCCAAAAAAGTGCGGATCAGGCTTCCGGAGCAGCGGCAAATGATACAAAGCAGGTTAGGCAGGTGCTCGTTGGAGCTGGATCTACATTTGAACCTTATGCATATATTGACAAGAATAACCAGCCCGCAGGCTATGATGTAGCAGTTTTAAAGGAAATCGATGCAAGGCTTCCACAATATGAGTTTAAATTTCAATCCATCGAGTTGAAGAATCTCTTATTGAGTTTGGATGCAAAGAAAATCAATATTGCGACACAGCAGTTTGAAAAAAATCCGGACAGAGAGGCAAAATATCTGTTTACGAATGAAGGTTTTGCAAATTATGATAAGAGAATTGTTGTAGCAAAAGGACGCACTGATATTAAAACGATTGATGATTTAGTCGGTAAACGAGTAGGCTGCTCACAGGGAAGCAATACAGCAGCTCTCCTGGAAAAATACAATCAGGGGCATGATAAAAAGATTAATATTGTATATACAACCGGTGGAGCCAGCGTGGTATATGATGATCTTGTCAACGGCCGATTGGATGCAGGGGTTATGACTAAGAAGACATTTAACCGTAACAATGAAGCTTTTGGCGGTGGATTGGGAATTATCGAGGACGGTTTATTCAGCCAATCACAGGCATACTTTATTCTCAGCAAAAATGAGGTTCAGTTGAGGGATGATATTGATAAAGTTTTGAAAGAAATGAAAGCAGACGGAACTCTATCCAAGTTGTCTTATGAGTATACAAATACGGATTATAATGTGGAATAAGGATACGATTTTCAGTGAAAAATGGAATCCTAGTGAGTAGTGATGTGTTGATAAATAGGAAAGGAGGGGGATGAAGAAGTGGGAAGCCTATTTGATATAAAGCTGGTTTTTGAATATTTCCCTGCCATTATATCCCGCTTTCACATTACATTGCTGATCGTAGTATTTTCTATTACTGTAGGCATGCTATTGGGATTGCTGATCGCAGCCATCCGCATTTACAAGATACCTGTACTCAGCCATATTGCCGTAGTCTATGTATCTTTTATTCGTGGAACGCCGGTTATCATCCAATTATTTATTGTCTATTATGGGCTGCCGCTTTTGCTGGATGAAATTGGAATTAACATTAACCATTGGGATAAATTGTACTTTGTTTTAGCCGCTTACGGATTCAATAATGCGGCGTTTATATCAGAGATTATTCGTTCGGCTATTGTAAGTGTACCCCAGGGACAGCGCGAGGCGGCTTATTCTATTGGATTAAGCAGATGGCAGGCACTTCGCCGGGTTATATTACCACAGGCATTTTTGATTGCCTTTCCTGTTTTTGGAACCCGTGTTGTGAATACGTTTGAATCTACATCCCTTGCCTTTACTCTTGGTATTTTAGATATGATCGGTCAGGCCGAGGCCATTGGAAATCGTACTTATCATGAATTGGAAGGCTATGCTGTGGTTGCAGTTGTCTTTATCGTAGTAAGTCTGCTATTGGAAAAAATGTTTTTGCGTACTGAAAAAAGGTTGATTTTGAATAGGAGGTGATGGCATGATTTTTGATTTTCAATATGTTGCTGCATCCCTCAAAGTTGCTGTGAAATACATTCCTACGACACTGGTGCTGTCGGTACTTCCCCTTTTAATCGGGATCGTTGTTGGCACATTGATTGCTGTATGCAGGAGATTTCGTGTAAGAATCGTAGCAAAACTGGCAGATATTCTGATTCCAGTAATCAAGGGAATTCCGTTGGTGCTGCATCTGTTCATTATGAATTTTCTAATACTCAAACCTCTTGATTTTTTGGCCAAATGGTACGGATGGGCAGATGCTTTGCGGTTTATGGATAAAACATATATCGGTATTGTTGCCATTTCCATCTATGCAGTGGTTGTTATATCGGAAACAATGCGCAGTGCTTTACTGTCAGTGGATGATGGGCAGTATGAAGCTGGTTATTCTGTTGGACTTACCAGATGGCAGACGCTGCGACGGGTGGTTCTGCCCCAGGCGTTTCCCTTTGCAGTTCCTGTTTTGTGCAATAACTTTATCGGACTCATTAAAGGATCTTCGATTGTATATCTAATCACGGTTGTGGACGTGATGAATGGGGCTTTAACCTCTGCCCAGATCAATTATCGTTTCTTGGAAGCGTATATCGCTGCAGCGATTATTTATTGGGTGATGTGTCTGGCAGTGGAAAGGGTTTCCGTTATGTTGGAGAAACATTTGAAAAAATATCAGTATAGGGTGCAGGAAAATAATTTAAGAAGAGAGGTGTTATAGTTTGATTCAGTTAAAGGGTGTTCGCAAGTCCTTTGGGAAAAATGAAGTGCTTAAGGGTGTTGACTTGAGTGTAAAGAAGGGGGAAGTTGTTGTCGTCTTAGGTCCAAGCGGCTCAGGGAAAACCACATTACTACGCTGCATTAATTTTTTGGAGGCGGCAGATGACGGTGAATTAACGATCGGTGATACGAAAATAAGCTTTAAGCATGCCACCAGTAAGGAAATTCTAAATGTCCGCAGACAAACAGCCATGGTTTTTCAAAATTACAACCTTTTTAGCAATATGACTGCCTTGGAAAATGTGATGGAAGGACTTGTTACAGCCAGAAACGTTCCGGTTGCCCAGGCAAAGGAAATTGCAAAAAAAGCACTTGATAAGGTTGGGCTTACCGATAAATATGACTCTTTTCCATTGCAACTTTCCGGTGGACAGCAGCAGCGCGTGGGCATTGCCCGTGCGGTTGCGCTGAATCCGGAAGTGATTTTGTTTGATGAGCCTACTTCTGCATTGGATCCGGAACTGGTTGGCGAGGTGCTTGCCGTTATGCAGAAGGTTGCACAAGATGGAATTACGATGGTGGTGGTGACCCATGAAATGTCTTTTGCAAACGATATTGCCAATCACATTGTGTTTATGGATGAAGGAGTAATTGTCGAAGAAGGAAGCCCGAAGGAGATTTTTGCTAATCCAAAAGAGGAGCGCACAAAACAATTCTTGGAAAGAATTCTGCCCAGATGGAGCTTCTCAATTTAAAATATCCGAATGATACAATTCGGAGAAATCAGGTGCATGATGGAAAATGTTAATCAGCTCAGAAAAAATCTGCATGAACTGGCAAAAGTACAATTGGGGTTTTATCCGACTCCTTGTCATCGTTTGGATAGACTTTCTAAGCGGTTGGGAGTTGAAATCTATCTCAAAAGGGAAGATGTATCGGGGTTTACCCCTTTTGGCGGCAATAAAATTAGAAAGCTTGAATATCTGCTGGGAGATGCATTGGAACAGGGATGTGATCATGTGATTACTTTTGGGGCAACCCAGTCCAATCATGCAATGCAAACCGTTGCAGCCTGCAGGAAATACGGTTTAACTCCCATCTTATTTTTGCGTAAAGTAATTACTCCAGATAGCCAATTGCGAGCTAATTTACTGCTAGACACTATAATGGGAGCTGAACTTCATATTGCAGACAGTCGTGAGGAAGCAGAGGCGGCAGCAAAGGTAAGGGAGCAGAATTTAGAAGAAGCAGGACATAAATGTTATGTGATTCCAGGCGGTGGGGCAAGCGCTGTTGGTTCGATTGGATTTATTGATGCGTTTCTGGAGCTTTCCGAACAGCTGCTGCAAAATAACATCCAGCCCGACTATCTGTTTCACGCTACCGGGTCGGGAGGCACGCTTTCTGGACTACTTGCAGGGAAAAAGATACTGGGTGCTTCTACGAAGATTGTTTCCGTTGCGGTTGGAGAGAAAGATGTAGAGTATCCGGCTAAGATATTACAGCTTTCCAGTGACACATTGGAAAGAATCCGTTTTGATTTTTCTTTAACGGAAGATGATCTTGCTATAGAACATGACTTTTATTTGCCAGGATATGAAATTCCGAATGAAGAATCTTCGGTGGCTATCCGATTATTGGCGGAGACAGAAGGTATTTTATTAGATCCGGTTTATACGGGAAAAGCGTTTTCCGGATTATTGCATGGTATCCAAAGTGGAAAAATACCAAAAGGCAGTACGGTTGTATTTTTGCATACAGGAGGTTCCTTAGCCTTGTTTGCCGAAAAGGAGATCGTGGGCGATTGGCTGACCTGACGAACACACCTGTCACTGCGTGCCACCCCTCTCTAGGGGGGAATAAAAAATAATGGGCAAAGTCGAAAGAGGACTTTGCCCATTATCATGTCAATTGGCTTGTCGATGGGGACAGTTCCGAGTTTAAAATTGAAATTAATACATTCATTGCATACAATGGTACATTTGCAAGCCAATCTTCTTTTCTATAATCAGACATTGATGTTCGAATTGCGTTTTTAGGATTATATTTTAAGCAATAGTTTTTGAGACTTTTGGCTTGCAGGTTTTCTGCTGCTTTTACCTCAAGAGGGACAACATCATTGCCATGTTGGAATATAAAATCAATTTCACCTGTAGATCGTTTTGCTGACCAATAATATGGTTTTATCTCACTATTTGTTATTAATTGCTGTAAAACATACTGTTCCGTTAATGCGCCTTTAAATTCTTCAAATATTTGGTTGTTTTCCAGTATTGATTTTAGGCTTAGGCCGCTCATAGCAGAAAGCAAGCCAACATCAAGTACAAACAGCTTAAATGCATTAAAATCTTGATAGGCCATTAGTGGCATATCAGGTTTTGACACGCGGCTAACCTTATAGATTAGCCCGCAATCAATCAGCCACGTCATAGCAAGCTCATATTCTCTTGCCCTTGCTCCTTGTCTGATGAGCCCATAGATAAATTTGCGGTTTTCTTTTGCCAGTTGTGAGGGAATCGAAGTCCACAGCATTCTAATACGCGGTACAGTTTCGTTAGGTGCATGTTTTGAGAAATCTTGTTCATAGGCCATTAGTATTTTATTCTGGATCTCGCGGGCAGTGGTAAAATCGTTATTTGCAATAAAGCGGGATACTACCTCAGGCATTCCACCAATATAATAGTACTGCTTTAGCAGGTCAATATATTTTCCCTTGAAGCTGGTTACCATCTCAAAATCATTGGATTTCAAAAGTTCCACAAGGTTATCATTACCTGTTGCTGTCATGAATTCTAAAAAATCAAGCGGATATAACGTCATGAAATCTACTTTGCCTACTGGAAAGGATGTTCCTGGGTGCAGCGCAACTCCAAGCAAGCTTCCAGCAGCAATGATATGGTAATCAGGTGCATTTTCACAAAAATATTTAAGCGAGGTTAATGCTCGCGGAACTTCTTGAACCTCATCAAATATGATCAGTGTATTTTTAGCTTCAATCGTGATGCCTGTTTCGATTTGCAGGGCGGTTATGATTCTTTTTATATCTATGTCACCTTTAAACAGGCTTTCCATTCTTTCGTTATTATCAAAGTTGATATATGCACATTTCTCGTAGTGTGTTCTGCCAAATTCGCGCATCAGCCAAGTCTTGCCGACCTGCCTTGCTCCCTTTATAATAAGCGGTTTTCGATGGGAACTGTTTTTCCATTTTATTAAATCATTGATTGCGGTTCTGATCATAACAGCACCTCTTTAGAAATAATTTTCTTAATTATAGTGCATTCGCACGCATAAGTCAAACGACTTTTAGTGAAAATATCCGTTAATGCAGTTGAGTTTAAGGTAAAATGAGAACTGAATGAGCAGATGGAACACACCCTGTCACTGCGTGCCAACCCTCTCCAGAGGGGAATAGTGAGGTTAAAGAATAGCCTATGTTGATGCTATGTCGATAGGGATGGTATTTGACGACACTGCGAAAGCCAAAGACAAGGTAAGCTTCAATGGACCAATCATGGTTGTTATATTTAAGATATTATTGGTATAATAATGATAAGGAATTCGTGGAGGTGCTGACGATGGTATTAGCAGTGAAAAATAAGGGTATTTCCTATACATATGCTGATTATTTAGACTGGGACGATGGTCAACGCTGGGAATTAATTCATGGAGTAGCATATAATATGTCGCCAGCTCCATCTAGGAGGCATCAGGAAATATCACAAACTTTATCACGGAAAATTGGCAATTATTTAGATGGCAAACCATGTAAAGTATATACTGCGCCTTTTGATGTTCGTTTGCCTCTGGATGGTGAAGATGATAAGAGCACAGGTAATGTCGTGCAGCCTGATATCGTGGTGATCTGCGATAAAGAAAAACTGGATGATCAAGGATGCATTGGTGCACCGGATTTCATTATTGAGATTTTGTCACCTGGTACTGTGAAACTGGATATGGTAATTAAATTGCATTTATATGAGAAGGCTGGAGTCAAGGAATACTGGCTGGTACATCCCACAGATCACACTGTTACGGTGTTTAAACTCGGAGAAGATGGTATGTACGGTCGGTATGAAGTGTATGA
Proteins encoded in this window:
- the rfbC gene encoding dTDP-4-dehydrorhamnose 3,5-epimerase; amino-acid sequence: MKVIETNLPGVVIIEPKVFGDARGFFQETWQQKKYEEIGICESFVQDNLSFSTYGVLRGLHYQQPNTQGKLVSVLQGEVFDVAVDIRVGSKTYGQWTGAMLSGENHRQLWIPPGFAHGFCVMSETTYFIYKCTDAYTPQAEGGIIWNDPDIGIEWPLKDILLSEKDQVYPRLKDISVERLPLIK
- the rfbB gene encoding dTDP-glucose 4,6-dehydratase, encoding MPTILVTGGAGFIGSNFIHIALKNMDVNIINLDKLTYAGNLDSLRDVENDPRYTFLHGDICDREMVERIFEEYQPDAVVHFAAESHVDRSIDGPAAFIETNVNGTFALLEAARKYFRSLEGDARNAFRFLHVSTDEVYGSLGETGYFTEETPYAPNSPYSASKASSDHLARSYYHTYGLPVLITNCSNNYGPHHFPEKLIPLMILNALEGKSLPVYGTGQNVRDWLYVEDHCRAIITVLTKGMPGEKYNIGGHNEKTNMSIVHTLCDILDDKSPSNDGKSYREKITFVKDRPGHDMRYAIDASKIQRELGWVPVETFETGIIKTVDWYLQNGDWCKRVTDGSYQRERLGNGK
- a CDS encoding amino acid ABC transporter ATP-binding protein yields the protein MIQLKGVRKSFGKNEVLKGVDLSVKKGEVVVVLGPSGSGKTTLLRCINFLEAADDGELTIGDTKISFKHATSKEILNVRRQTAMVFQNYNLFSNMTALENVMEGLVTARNVPVAQAKEIAKKALDKVGLTDKYDSFPLQLSGGQQQRVGIARAVALNPEVILFDEPTSALDPELVGEVLAVMQKVAQDGITMVVVTHEMSFANDIANHIVFMDEGVIVEEGSPKEIFANPKEERTKQFLERILPRWSFSI
- a CDS encoding transporter substrate-binding domain-containing protein; its protein translation is MEKRFSTYLLSGILAGALLLAGCSSQKSADQASGAAANDTKQVRQVLVGAGSTFEPYAYIDKNNQPAGYDVAVLKEIDARLPQYEFKFQSIELKNLLLSLDAKKINIATQQFEKNPDREAKYLFTNEGFANYDKRIVVAKGRTDIKTIDDLVGKRVGCSQGSNTAALLEKYNQGHDKKINIVYTTGGASVVYDDLVNGRLDAGVMTKKTFNRNNEAFGGGLGIIEDGLFSQSQAYFILSKNEVQLRDDIDKVLKEMKADGTLSKLSYEYTNTDYNVE
- a CDS encoding NAD-dependent epimerase/dehydratase family protein; the protein is MILITGIAGLTGRFLYQKIQDQKPDRRVKYFVRPTSDISFMLDEDKKNNVIYGDGNNIKDITDALLNVDLVIHLATIHLSEIITQACVFKGIKRVIFINTTGMYSHYKSYAALYTELEKKIKESNLIYTIIRPTMIYGNHQDVNIHKLIKMINKVAIFPVIGKGDGLMHPIYAQDLANVIISAMTNEEKTRMQEYNVAGKAPLTYLSLLAEIAKALGKKRYFLHIPYGLALLIGKIADCIPNGIIDYEKVQRLKEDKSFDYSKAAYDLGFSPRSFEEGVKLEVQALRDVGIIK
- the rfbD gene encoding dTDP-4-dehydrorhamnose reductase, which produces MKILVTGANGQLGREIAIQGRGHELILTDSDTLDITNGEDVKSYFLAIKPQVVIHCAAYTNVDGAETDFDGAFRVNVVGTQNIAAGCLEVGARMVYVSTDYVFDGKNQEAYREFDQVNPQSVYGRTKWQGEEMVRQILSRHFIVRTAWLYGDGNNFVRTMLKLAETNDTLRVVHDQLGTPTSTVDLARVIFLLLSSNAYGTYHATCQGQCSWYEFSCEIFRQTGKKITVVPVTTSEFPRPAKRPIRSVLDNHMLRMTVGDPMREWQDALKEYL
- a CDS encoding amino acid ABC transporter permease translates to MIFDFQYVAASLKVAVKYIPTTLVLSVLPLLIGIVVGTLIAVCRRFRVRIVAKLADILIPVIKGIPLVLHLFIMNFLILKPLDFLAKWYGWADALRFMDKTYIGIVAISIYAVVVISETMRSALLSVDDGQYEAGYSVGLTRWQTLRRVVLPQAFPFAVPVLCNNFIGLIKGSSIVYLITVVDVMNGALTSAQINYRFLEAYIAAAIIYWVMCLAVERVSVMLEKHLKKYQYRVQENNLRREVL
- the rfbA gene encoding glucose-1-phosphate thymidylyltransferase RfbA, translated to MAVTKGIILAGGSGTRLYPITKSISKQLVPVYDKPMIYYPLTTLMLAGIRDILVITTPHEQESFRSLLGGGEQWGIHLSYAVQPSPDGLAQAFLIGEPFIGNDPCALVLGDNIFYGYGFSKKLQQAAQQDMGATVFAYWVRDPERYGVVEFDGDGHAISLEEKPEMPKSHYAVTGLYFYDKCVVDFAKSLSPSSRGELEITDLNKLYLEQDALRVETLGRGYAWLDTGTHDSLLQAANYIATIQERQGLMVACPEEIAYRMGYISRDDLLSLGDVMNKNGYGKYLLQLAGE
- a CDS encoding amino acid ABC transporter permease produces the protein MGSLFDIKLVFEYFPAIISRFHITLLIVVFSITVGMLLGLLIAAIRIYKIPVLSHIAVVYVSFIRGTPVIIQLFIVYYGLPLLLDEIGININHWDKLYFVLAAYGFNNAAFISEIIRSAIVSVPQGQREAAYSIGLSRWQALRRVILPQAFLIAFPVFGTRVVNTFESTSLAFTLGILDMIGQAEAIGNRTYHELEGYAVVAVVFIVVSLLLEKMFLRTEKRLILNRR
- a CDS encoding mannose-1-phosphate guanylyltransferase/mannose-6-phosphate isomerase; this translates as MKIIILAGGGGTRLFPLSRTCFPKQFMKLGAERSLLAQTITRFMSVAKVADMVIVTNQEYIHHVKAELAACGAMDAHIILEPVGRNTAPAIALAVRYCIDELSAGEDEVMFVTPSDHIIRQNDLFIKSVRQAEEMAQEENIVTFGIKPDKPEIGYGYIEAGKAYGYGFSVKSFKEKPNQEVAEEYVAAGRYYWNSGMFAVTMGQIMREFSLHQPEIYQLASTNYADALAEFENMPNISIDYAVAEKSDKVVTIPLLAYWNDIGSWDAIYDVLDKDQDGNAVKGDCIPIDCTNTLMLGRSRLIAGIGLEDLLVVETDDVIVVAKKGESQKVKDLVNELKDRGRREADEHTTMYRPWGSYTVLGEGPGYKMKKIMVNPGQRLSLQMHYHRSEHWIVTGGTAEVTLGDDVKLVHENESIFIPLSTKHRLENPGRIPLEIIEVQNGKYLEEDDIIRFDDEYGRV